In Sphingobacterium thalpophilum, a genomic segment contains:
- a CDS encoding transposase codes for MDNHPVSAQLVGLFFQMDGKQLQDQYKNHLSDFQDWDQKPHAEQWTLFPDNISEHLSIDETSFSNGELYTIVSSKSAKGRKGTILATIRGTKAEDIIAVLERIPLKLRNKVREVTMDMAPNMAKAIRRCFRNARRVIDRFHVQKLAYDAVQELRIKYRWEVLDAESKKIMESRKRGIPYDPELLPNGDTLKQLLARSRHLLFKHPSRWSESQKRRAELLFIRFPKLKQAYDLGVALGDIFNKCRDKKVAFTKLGLWHNQVENAGIASFESVARSIAAHHQYILHYFDNRSTNASAESFNAKLKAFRSVFRGVRDTTFFLYRVMKLYA; via the coding sequence TTGGATAATCATCCTGTAAGCGCCCAATTGGTAGGTCTGTTCTTCCAAATGGACGGTAAGCAACTACAGGATCAATACAAGAACCATCTCAGTGACTTCCAGGACTGGGACCAAAAGCCACACGCAGAGCAATGGACCCTTTTTCCTGATAACATATCGGAACACCTGAGCATCGATGAGACCAGCTTTAGCAACGGTGAACTTTACACGATCGTAAGCAGTAAATCAGCAAAGGGCAGGAAGGGAACCATATTGGCTACCATAAGAGGGACAAAGGCGGAAGATATTATTGCTGTATTAGAGCGCATTCCACTTAAACTAAGGAACAAAGTTAGGGAAGTAACGATGGATATGGCCCCCAATATGGCAAAGGCTATCCGTAGGTGTTTCAGAAATGCCAGAAGGGTTATCGATCGGTTTCATGTACAAAAACTTGCTTATGATGCTGTTCAGGAACTCCGTATCAAATACCGATGGGAAGTCTTAGATGCAGAAAGCAAAAAAATAATGGAATCGCGAAAACGGGGTATCCCATATGACCCCGAGTTGTTGCCTAATGGTGATACGCTCAAACAGCTATTAGCTAGGTCGAGACACCTCCTGTTCAAGCATCCAAGTCGATGGTCGGAAAGCCAAAAACGCCGTGCAGAACTGCTGTTCATCAGGTTTCCCAAGCTAAAACAGGCTTATGATCTTGGAGTTGCCTTAGGTGACATCTTCAATAAATGCAGGGATAAAAAAGTTGCTTTCACAAAGTTAGGACTGTGGCACAACCAGGTTGAGAACGCGGGTATTGCTTCATTCGAGAGTGTCGCAAGATCCATTGCAGCACATCATCAATACATTCTCCACTACTTCGACAATAGAAGCACCAATGCATCCGCAGAGTCCTTCAATGCAAAACTCAAAGCTTTCAGGAGCGTCTTCCGTGGAGTAAGGGATACAACATTCTTCCTGTACAGAGTGATGAAATTGTATGCTTAA
- a CDS encoding transposase, translating to MQEAERKLLSLLMPEGLLEYFQILEVDQVDNQLHIYLDELNIAPTGYQNSKLESKGFMPSTEISDFPIRGQKVTLHIRRRRWTVLDTGEIITRDWNLVREGARMTTEFGLFLKKIFG from the coding sequence TTGCAAGAAGCCGAACGTAAATTACTGTCCCTATTGATGCCCGAAGGGCTATTGGAATACTTTCAGATTTTAGAAGTCGATCAGGTTGACAATCAGCTCCACATTTATTTAGATGAGCTTAATATTGCTCCGACAGGCTATCAGAACAGCAAGTTGGAGTCAAAGGGCTTCATGCCTTCCACTGAGATTTCAGACTTTCCCATTCGAGGCCAGAAAGTTACGCTACATATCCGCCGTCGTCGCTGGACGGTCCTGGATACCGGAGAGATCATCACAAGAGATTGGAATCTGGTGCGTGAGGGTGCTCGAATGACTACGGAATTCGGGCTTTTTTTAAAGAAGATATTTGGATAA
- a CDS encoding RtcB family protein gives MGSKLAGKDLVKIGFPQNNIVNTALGLITRYRKKENKENILLELTELIEAPERFMGHKIWGKVSEGLVKPVEVRMQELHSHCAPFSIFGENEIDEKAKRQLYDALRLPISRQGALMPDAHTGYGLPIGGVLATENAVIPYGVGVDIGCRMSLSIFDLPGSYFKGREFQLKNILKENTKFGLNDTHRDKHDHVVFSRTEFQEIPLLKSLLGKAYRQFGTSGSGNHFVELGIVELQTVREEWGINPGQYLGILSHSGSRGLGANIAKHYTSLAAQQCPLPRHVQHLAWLDLASQEGQEYWMAMNLAGEYAQACHADIHRRLAKALGCNPVVKIENHHNFAWKEFVNGEECIVHRKGATPAGKGVLGVIPGSMTAPGFIVEGTGNPLSLQSASHGAGRVMSRSACKNNLTKSAMLKDLEVHGVELIGGALDESPRAYKDIHRVMKLQQELVTVLGTFSPKIVRMDK, from the coding sequence ATGGGAAGTAAATTAGCGGGAAAAGATCTAGTAAAAATAGGTTTTCCACAAAATAATATAGTTAATACAGCTTTAGGGCTGATCACAAGGTATCGAAAGAAGGAAAATAAAGAAAACATTCTTCTTGAACTTACTGAATTGATAGAAGCTCCGGAGCGATTTATGGGGCATAAAATATGGGGAAAGGTCTCTGAAGGACTTGTTAAACCTGTTGAAGTACGCATGCAGGAGCTTCATTCACATTGTGCTCCATTTAGCATATTTGGTGAAAATGAAATTGATGAGAAGGCAAAAAGACAGTTGTATGATGCACTGAGATTGCCTATTTCAAGGCAAGGTGCACTGATGCCGGATGCACATACAGGGTACGGACTTCCCATCGGCGGAGTACTGGCCACAGAAAATGCCGTTATACCGTATGGTGTAGGCGTAGATATTGGTTGTCGGATGAGCCTGTCGATATTCGATTTACCAGGCAGTTATTTCAAAGGAAGGGAATTCCAACTGAAAAATATATTGAAGGAAAATACCAAATTTGGTTTAAATGACACACATCGTGATAAGCATGACCATGTTGTTTTCAGTAGAACTGAATTTCAGGAAATCCCACTATTAAAATCCCTGTTGGGTAAAGCTTACAGACAATTTGGGACTTCTGGTAGTGGAAATCACTTTGTCGAATTGGGCATTGTTGAGCTTCAGACCGTGCGGGAGGAATGGGGGATAAATCCAGGACAGTACTTGGGGATCTTATCCCATAGTGGCTCTCGGGGTTTGGGGGCGAATATCGCTAAGCATTACACAAGCCTTGCGGCGCAACAATGTCCATTACCGCGTCATGTCCAACATTTGGCCTGGTTGGATTTAGCAAGCCAAGAAGGACAAGAATACTGGATGGCAATGAATTTGGCTGGAGAGTATGCCCAGGCCTGTCATGCAGACATCCACCGACGTTTGGCGAAAGCACTTGGCTGTAATCCCGTGGTAAAGATCGAAAATCATCATAATTTCGCATGGAAGGAATTTGTGAATGGGGAGGAATGCATCGTTCATCGGAAGGGAGCAACACCTGCAGGCAAGGGCGTGCTGGGGGTGATTCCCGGCTCGATGACAGCACCAGGGTTCATTGTGGAGGGAACGGGAAACCCCTTAAGTTTACAGTCTGCTTCCCATGGAGCGGGGCGTGTCATGTCGAGATCTGCCTGCAAAAATAATTTGACAAAAAGCGCTATGCTGAAAGATCTGGAAGTACATGGTGTGGAATTGATTGGCGGCGCATTGGATGAATCACCCCGTGCGTATAAAGATATTCATCGGGTGATGAAATTACAGCAGGAGTTGGTAACTGTTCTCGGAACGTTCAGTCCGAAGATTGTACGTATGGACAAATAA
- a CDS encoding SIMPL domain-containing protein, translated as MKSSSAVIISIIMGAVLLLGTWILGTAYRYKFKSTQTITVNGNAKKDFESDLVKWSATFSRKNYELSAASAQLATDRDLVRDFLVQQGVKADEIRFEAVNIAKDFEYHTDGKGNGYNTFSGYTLSQAVSVESKDLNKVDNASREISTLISKGIELSSSTPNYYYSKLEDLKLELISQASKNAHQRADNIAKESNAGLGNLVKADLGIFQITGQNDNEEYSSGGAFNTSSRKKTANITVKASFLSN; from the coding sequence ATGAAATCATCATCCGCTGTTATTATTTCGATTATAATGGGCGCTGTGCTCCTGCTTGGCACCTGGATATTGGGTACAGCTTATCGCTATAAGTTTAAATCCACGCAGACAATCACTGTTAATGGTAATGCCAAAAAAGATTTCGAATCCGATCTAGTCAAATGGAGTGCTACTTTTAGCCGAAAGAATTATGAATTGAGTGCCGCTTCAGCACAATTGGCCACTGATCGTGATTTGGTGCGGGATTTTTTAGTACAACAGGGGGTTAAAGCCGACGAGATCCGTTTCGAGGCCGTTAATATTGCCAAAGATTTCGAATATCATACAGATGGAAAGGGGAATGGTTATAATACTTTTTCCGGTTATACCTTATCGCAGGCCGTAAGTGTCGAATCAAAAGACTTAAATAAAGTGGACAATGCCTCACGAGAAATATCGACATTAATTTCCAAAGGGATAGAACTTAGCTCCAGCACCCCCAATTATTATTACTCCAAGCTAGAGGATCTGAAATTGGAACTTATTTCACAGGCTTCAAAAAATGCACATCAACGTGCAGACAATATTGCAAAGGAATCGAATGCCGGATTAGGTAATCTGGTAAAGGCCGATCTCGGAATTTTTCAGATAACAGGACAAAACGACAATGAAGAGTACTCTTCTGGCGGTGCATTTAATACAAGCTCGAGAAAAAAAACAGCTAATATCACGGTTAAAGCAAGTTTTTTGAGTAACTAA
- a CDS encoding PDZ domain-containing protein yields MKTVFLSLALLCFFITHGQVGFVLNGKKNVKIPFLFVHNLVIIPVQVNGYMMNFLLDTGVKETMIFGETLKSIDSAVFVNKFQGLGREEGLDGYLSIHNQVNIAGVYEDLDQPIYILQNAHIDISTRIGVEVNGIMGSRFFENQMMEMDFQKHRITLYAKANRPKGLDKMQRLPLDILNSRPYTSVAFKQGDVSIDGRVLIDMGNSDALMLIPSKLNNFDIKPPFIDDYIGQGFNGEIYGKRNRIRSLELGPFTMNYPLVAYPELSSLQHATFVSGRIGSIGNELLRRFKVVFDYPNKSIYLHKNKDFDRFYYLNMSGLEIIHDGIKYEKEEIPVVLQKDGGTEVRMGNSVQYRFVLRNMYKIATVRDASPAAIAGLMPGDKVVRINGRAASSFSLESIHNLFKSEEGKEMHFRVTRGEKTLDFKFVLKDPLPFNSD; encoded by the coding sequence ATGAAAACAGTTTTTTTATCGCTGGCACTGCTGTGTTTTTTCATTACTCATGGGCAAGTGGGGTTTGTCTTAAACGGAAAAAAGAATGTTAAAATTCCTTTTCTTTTCGTACATAACCTGGTGATTATACCTGTACAGGTAAATGGATATATGATGAACTTCCTGTTGGATACGGGGGTTAAAGAAACCATGATATTTGGCGAAACATTAAAGTCAATTGATAGCGCTGTTTTTGTTAATAAATTTCAGGGACTGGGCAGGGAAGAGGGGTTGGATGGCTATTTATCCATACATAATCAGGTGAATATTGCTGGGGTATATGAAGATTTAGACCAACCGATCTATATTCTTCAAAATGCGCATATTGATATCTCTACCCGGATAGGCGTGGAAGTTAATGGAATTATGGGAAGTCGCTTTTTTGAAAACCAAATGATGGAAATGGATTTTCAAAAACATCGTATTACCTTATATGCCAAGGCGAACCGGCCCAAGGGACTTGACAAGATGCAGCGTTTGCCGCTGGATATTTTAAATAGTCGTCCCTATACTTCGGTTGCTTTTAAACAGGGGGATGTTTCTATTGATGGTCGTGTATTGATCGATATGGGAAATAGCGATGCTTTGATGCTTATTCCTTCTAAATTAAACAATTTTGATATTAAACCCCCATTTATCGATGACTACATAGGGCAGGGGTTTAACGGTGAGATTTATGGAAAGAGAAATCGAATCCGATCGCTCGAACTTGGGCCATTTACAATGAATTACCCGCTTGTGGCATATCCTGAGCTGAGCTCGTTACAGCATGCAACATTTGTAAGTGGTAGGATAGGTTCCATTGGCAACGAGTTGTTGCGCCGATTTAAAGTCGTATTTGATTATCCCAACAAGTCGATATATCTTCATAAGAATAAAGATTTTGACCGCTTTTATTATCTGAATATGAGTGGCTTGGAGATTATACATGATGGCATTAAATACGAAAAAGAAGAAATACCCGTCGTTTTGCAAAAAGATGGTGGTACAGAGGTAAGAATGGGTAACAGCGTACAGTATCGCTTTGTACTTCGAAATATGTACAAAATTGCGACCGTTCGTGATGCTTCGCCTGCGGCAATCGCAGGACTAATGCCTGGAGATAAGGTTGTACGGATCAATGGTAGAGCTGCATCGTCATTTTCCCTGGAGTCAATTCACAATCTTTTTAAATCAGAAGAGGGAAAGGAAATGCATTTTCGAGTGACCAGAGGCGAGAAAACACTCGATTTTAAATTTGTGTTAAAGGATCCGCTTCCATTTAACTCGGATTAA
- a CDS encoding SusC/RagA family TonB-linked outer membrane protein — protein MNKRSIAILASNILVCSALYAQTALKGKVLDQDGKPIPGVSVTIRGGAGTQTGIDGGFSLTYTGGGVLNVTAVGYKSKQFQLNNQTNLNVTLESSAENLDEVVVTALGITREKKSLGYATQEVKAKELTDAGQHSLTGALAGKVAGVQVNQFGGAIGSSARISIRGNTSLQANQQPLIVVDGIPITNNSQRSGDNTYTGVDYGSGLNDINPDDIESINVLKGGAAALYGMRAGTGVIMITTKSGKRAENGVQISYDGNFSIDRAANLPKYQNLYGQGSRGDEYSFKKFGGNLSYQDYVTQNSFSYVDGTGNIGVNDNIDESWGPRMDIGLLIPQFNSPVVNGVRQATPWNSHKNNVREFFQTGFSQNHNVSLLSKSDRSSTRASISFRDQKGTVPNTDQKKYTAQLNNEYKVSDKVSYDIMSNFTRTESNNLVTQGYDAANPMNGLIWFGRQVDMQDLKKNWDQKDAQGNYTYYNWNSAYHMNPFYTMHESRNAMKMNRVFGKTSLYYQPFDFLKFEGRVGLDYYNTHMFETTYFNFDNQDGKFNEIKNSNSDFNADFIANFNKQFGDLSLTGILGANYRDYQFETNTIGAKGLNVLGVYTISNKIGDAYTFMDHSKGRSNSVYGQANLGWKDQLYLDLTARNDWSSTLKKSFFYPSASLSWIPTASFEGLKSDYLNFWKMRFNLVKVGNATQPYQNGNYYYAQTDAYNNLAQMYKSMVYAIEGLEPEAITSYEIGTELGLFKDRLHLDLTYYQKVNKKQLLSVPTSNVVGFSSIFLNAGEIRSKGIEVQLRGDILKREDGLNWTTTVNFSKDKNKIIELYPELGLDDLRQGWTWGISNMASVGHPWGSLVGPGYDRVTDGPMKGAIKVGSNGLVSTPLDGQVIGNAVPDFLASMRNDFTFKDFRFGFMLDFRKGGDIWSQTMSHGYATGIAEITAADGIRERAILAGRDVMKNERFAMSDGKGGWVANTIETSAQDWYENGGIAQMYVFDGSFLKLREAYISYNLPKHLYSKIKGIKRANISVTGTNLALLWVHKSNTMRLDPEGGGVSSDSRGVGFEQASVPNSRSIGLKLGFTF, from the coding sequence ATGAACAAAAGAAGTATTGCAATACTAGCATCCAATATACTAGTATGTTCTGCGCTTTATGCCCAAACAGCACTTAAAGGCAAAGTGTTGGATCAGGACGGCAAACCAATACCGGGAGTATCGGTAACCATTCGAGGCGGTGCCGGCACGCAGACAGGAATTGATGGTGGATTTTCATTAACATATACAGGTGGAGGAGTTTTAAATGTCACTGCAGTTGGTTACAAATCCAAGCAGTTTCAACTGAATAATCAAACGAATTTAAACGTTACATTAGAATCTTCAGCAGAGAATTTAGATGAAGTCGTGGTTACCGCATTAGGTATCACAAGAGAGAAAAAATCCCTGGGTTATGCCACGCAGGAGGTCAAAGCGAAAGAATTGACAGATGCCGGGCAACATAGCCTAACAGGAGCATTGGCGGGTAAAGTTGCAGGTGTACAGGTGAACCAATTTGGTGGAGCGATAGGTTCTTCAGCGCGTATTTCAATTCGTGGAAATACATCGTTGCAGGCAAATCAGCAGCCGCTTATTGTAGTGGACGGTATTCCTATTACAAATAATTCTCAGCGTAGTGGTGATAATACGTATACTGGGGTGGATTACGGTTCGGGTTTAAACGACATTAATCCAGATGATATCGAAAGCATCAACGTACTGAAAGGTGGGGCTGCAGCATTATATGGTATGCGTGCTGGTACAGGCGTTATTATGATTACGACAAAATCTGGAAAACGCGCCGAAAACGGAGTGCAGATTTCGTACGACGGAAATTTTTCCATCGACAGGGCGGCCAATTTACCGAAGTACCAAAATTTATACGGTCAGGGATCACGTGGGGATGAATACAGTTTTAAGAAATTTGGTGGAAATCTGTCCTATCAGGATTATGTAACGCAGAATTCATTCAGTTATGTTGATGGTACAGGAAACATTGGGGTTAATGATAATATCGATGAATCTTGGGGTCCTCGCATGGACATTGGCTTGTTGATACCACAGTTTAACAGTCCGGTTGTGAATGGTGTACGCCAGGCAACCCCATGGAATTCACATAAAAACAATGTTAGAGAGTTCTTTCAAACCGGTTTTTCTCAAAACCATAATGTTTCATTACTTTCCAAATCAGATCGATCGTCTACACGCGCATCTATTTCCTTTAGGGATCAAAAGGGAACGGTTCCCAATACAGATCAGAAAAAATATACCGCGCAGCTGAACAATGAATATAAGGTCAGTGATAAAGTATCTTATGATATCATGAGTAATTTTACGCGTACAGAAAGTAACAATTTGGTCACGCAGGGATATGATGCTGCCAATCCAATGAATGGCCTGATCTGGTTTGGCCGTCAGGTGGATATGCAGGACCTGAAAAAAAATTGGGATCAAAAAGATGCACAAGGGAATTATACCTATTACAATTGGAATTCCGCTTACCATATGAATCCTTTTTATACGATGCACGAATCGCGCAATGCAATGAAGATGAATCGTGTTTTCGGTAAGACCTCCTTATATTATCAACCTTTTGATTTTTTAAAATTCGAGGGGCGTGTAGGATTGGATTACTATAATACCCATATGTTTGAAACGACGTATTTTAACTTTGATAACCAAGATGGTAAGTTCAATGAAATAAAAAATAGCAATTCTGATTTTAATGCAGATTTTATTGCAAATTTTAATAAACAATTTGGCGATCTGAGTTTAACCGGTATTTTGGGTGCCAACTACCGGGATTATCAATTTGAAACAAATACAATAGGCGCAAAAGGATTAAATGTATTGGGTGTCTATACCATTTCGAATAAAATTGGTGATGCTTACACCTTTATGGACCATTCAAAAGGCCGCTCTAATTCGGTATATGGACAGGCTAATTTGGGCTGGAAAGATCAATTGTATTTAGATTTGACCGCACGGAACGACTGGTCTTCAACGTTAAAGAAATCCTTTTTCTATCCTTCGGCAAGTTTAAGCTGGATCCCAACAGCTTCATTTGAAGGTCTGAAAAGTGATTATTTGAATTTTTGGAAAATGCGATTTAATCTGGTGAAAGTGGGTAACGCTACACAACCTTATCAAAATGGAAACTATTATTATGCACAAACAGACGCTTATAATAACCTGGCGCAAATGTATAAAAGCATGGTCTATGCGATTGAAGGCCTAGAACCTGAAGCCATTACTTCTTATGAAATTGGTACTGAGCTGGGTTTATTCAAAGACCGTCTTCATTTGGACCTTACCTATTATCAAAAAGTAAATAAAAAACAATTACTTTCTGTACCTACCTCCAATGTGGTTGGGTTTAGCAGTATCTTCTTAAATGCCGGAGAAATTCGGAGCAAGGGGATTGAAGTTCAATTACGCGGTGATATCCTGAAGCGTGAAGATGGGTTAAATTGGACAACGACTGTCAACTTTTCAAAAGATAAAAATAAGATTATAGAACTTTACCCGGAATTAGGCTTGGATGATTTGAGGCAGGGTTGGACTTGGGGTATTTCCAATATGGCTTCTGTTGGGCATCCTTGGGGTAGTTTGGTAGGGCCAGGTTATGATCGTGTAACAGATGGACCGATGAAAGGTGCTATTAAAGTGGGTTCCAACGGTCTGGTTTCTACACCACTTGATGGTCAAGTGATTGGTAATGCTGTGCCGGACTTCTTGGCTTCGATGCGTAATGACTTCACCTTTAAAGATTTTAGATTCGGCTTTATGCTCGATTTCCGTAAGGGGGGAGATATTTGGTCACAAACAATGTCCCATGGTTATGCGACGGGTATAGCGGAAATTACTGCTGCAGATGGCATTCGTGAACGTGCTATTCTTGCCGGTCGTGACGTGATGAAAAACGAAAGGTTTGCAATGTCGGACGGAAAAGGAGGCTGGGTTGCAAATACCATTGAGACTTCAGCACAAGACTGGTATGAAAATGGAGGCATTGCCCAAATGTATGTTTTTGATGGTTCTTTTCTGAAATTAAGAGAGGCCTATATTTCTTATAATTTACCCAAACATTTGTATAGTAAAATAAAGGGGATTAAGCGTGCTAATATCTCTGTTACAGGAACCAATTTAGCGTTGCTTTGGGTGCATAAATCGAATACGATGCGATTAGATCCGGAAGGCGGAGGTGTATCTAGCGATTCTAGAGGTGTAGGATTTGAGCAAGCCAGTGTTCCAAACTCAAGAAGTATAGGTCTTAAACTTGGTTTTACATTTTAA
- the prfH gene encoding peptide chain release factor H — MNERYLQISSGRGPKECNMAVRLVVDRISSECSRVGVEVTEIEKEEVDGLPCSLIVRLRGKDMDQLIDHWIGTICWVCKSPFRPLHKRKNWFVEVKTYHPGEKKKVLDVKDVNFQTMRSSGAGGQHVNKVSSGVRATHAPTGISVQVMDTRSQLQNKEIAMLRLAARLRDLESVELNTAKEEKWKNQIEVARGQAKRVFVGQKFIEN; from the coding sequence ATGAATGAAAGGTATTTACAAATTTCTTCGGGACGAGGTCCTAAGGAATGTAATATGGCCGTTAGGTTGGTAGTCGACAGAATCTCTTCTGAATGTAGTAGAGTAGGAGTTGAGGTCACGGAAATAGAAAAAGAAGAAGTGGATGGACTTCCTTGTTCGTTAATCGTCAGATTGAGAGGAAAAGATATGGATCAATTGATTGATCATTGGATTGGTACAATCTGTTGGGTGTGTAAAAGCCCTTTTCGTCCTTTACACAAACGGAAGAATTGGTTTGTCGAAGTTAAAACGTATCATCCGGGTGAAAAGAAAAAGGTGTTGGATGTGAAGGATGTAAATTTCCAAACGATGCGAAGTAGCGGTGCAGGTGGACAGCATGTCAATAAAGTAAGTTCTGGCGTTAGAGCGACGCATGCTCCGACAGGGATAAGTGTTCAGGTGATGGATACGAGATCACAATTGCAGAATAAAGAGATCGCAATGCTGCGCTTGGCTGCACGTCTGCGGGATTTGGAAAGTGTTGAGTTAAATACAGCCAAAGAAGAAAAATGGAAAAACCAAATCGAGGTGGCGCGGGGACAGGCGAAACGGGTGTTTGTTGGACAGAAATTTATTGAAAATTAA
- a CDS encoding transposase yields the protein MDNHPVSAQLVGLFFQMDGKQLQDQYKNHLSDFQDWDQKPHAEQWTLFPDNISEHLSIDETSFSNGELYTIVSSKSAKGRKGTILATIRGTKAEDIIAVLERIPLKLRNKVREVTMDMAPNMAKAIRRCFRNARRVIDRFHVQKLAYDAVQELRIKYRWEVLDAESKKIMESRKRGIPYDPELLPNGDTLKQLLARSRHLLFKHPSRWSESQKRRAELLFIRFPKLKQAYDLGVALGDIFNKCRDKKVAFTKLGLWHNQVENAGIASFESVARSIAAHHQYILHYFDNRSTNASAKSFNAKLKAFRSVFRGVRDTTFFLYRVMKLYA from the coding sequence TTGGATAATCATCCTGTAAGCGCCCAATTGGTAGGTCTGTTCTTCCAAATGGACGGTAAGCAACTACAGGATCAATACAAGAACCATCTCAGTGACTTCCAGGACTGGGACCAAAAGCCACACGCAGAGCAATGGACCCTTTTTCCTGATAACATATCGGAACACCTGAGCATCGATGAGACCAGCTTTAGCAACGGTGAACTTTACACGATCGTAAGCAGTAAATCAGCAAAGGGCAGGAAGGGAACCATATTGGCTACCATAAGAGGGACAAAGGCGGAAGATATTATTGCTGTATTAGAGCGCATTCCACTTAAACTAAGGAACAAAGTTAGGGAAGTAACGATGGATATGGCCCCCAATATGGCAAAGGCTATCCGTAGGTGTTTCAGAAATGCCAGAAGGGTTATCGATCGGTTTCATGTACAAAAACTTGCTTATGATGCTGTTCAGGAACTCCGTATCAAATACCGATGGGAAGTCTTAGATGCAGAAAGCAAAAAAATAATGGAATCGCGAAAACGGGGTATCCCATATGACCCCGAGTTGTTGCCTAATGGTGATACGCTCAAACAGCTATTAGCTAGGTCGAGACACCTCCTGTTCAAGCATCCAAGTCGATGGTCGGAAAGCCAAAAACGCCGTGCAGAACTGCTGTTCATCAGGTTTCCCAAGCTAAAACAGGCTTATGATCTTGGAGTTGCCTTAGGTGACATCTTCAATAAATGCAGGGATAAAAAAGTTGCTTTCACAAAGTTAGGACTGTGGCACAACCAGGTTGAGAACGCGGGTATTGCTTCATTCGAGAGTGTCGCAAGATCCATTGCAGCACATCATCAATACATTCTCCACTACTTCGACAATAGAAGCACCAATGCATCCGCAAAGTCCTTCAATGCAAAACTCAAAGCTTTCAGGAGCGTCTTCCGTGGAGTAAGGGATACAACATTCTTCCTGTACAGAGTGATGAAATTGTATGCTTAA